The region AAGCGGCCCCACGAATGGTTCTGGGTCCACAAGCGCTGGTCGAACGAGGCCTATGACAGCCTGAAAGCCGGTGAGGCCTAGATTTCGAGAGACGGTTGCTCTTCGGCCCGTCGCTTGGGGCCTTCGTAGTTAGGGTCGCTGATCCGACGCCGCTCCGGGCCGAAATAGCCGTCGCCCGGCACGCGGACATAGGGGCGGGGCTTGTAGATCACCGCGTTCATCCGGCTGAACAGCGAACCGGCGGTCACCGGCTTGACCACGACCTCGTTCACCCCGACGTCGCGCGCCTCGAAAACCCGCCGTTTGTCGGCATAGGCGGTCAGCATGATGATCGGCAGATAGGGGACCTTGCTGTCGGGAGACTTGCGGACCAGCTCGGTGAACTGCACCCCGTCAAGGGGCTCCATCTGATAGTCGACGATGGCGAAATCGGGGGTCCAGCTGCGCAGAATCTGCAGTGCCTCGGCGCCGTTCGACGCTTCCTTGATGTCGTGCAGGCCCACGCCCTTGAACAGCGCCCGAACGATGGAGCGCATGTGCTGGTTGTCATCAACCAGGAGAAGGCGAAGCGCCGAAAGGTCGGCGGACATCTACTCAGTACCCCACGTTACTCGAACGCCCGAATAGCGTGCGCCAGTCTAAAGGGAAAGCCCATGGTGAAGCTTGGTTGCGGTTGTTTACAAAGGGTTTCGCAGCATCAGCATGGGGTCAAGGTTGCGGCCTCGCCACTTCAGGCGCCAGCACAGGTGCGGCCCGGTGGCGCGCCCTTCTTGGCCTACGGCGCCGATGGTCTGTCCTGGCTGGACCGACTGGCCTGTCCGCACGTCGATGCGCGACAGATGGAGATAGGCGCTGACTACGCCCTGGCCGTGATCGATCAGGATCAGGCCGCCTTCGAAATGCAGCCCCGTCTCGGCGAAGCTGACCCGTCCGGGCGCGGGCGCGTACACGGGCGTTCCGGTCGGCGCGGCCAGATCAGCGCCATAATGCGGGCGGTTGGGCTGGCCGTTTAGGATGCGTTGGCCGCCGAAGCGGCCTGACAGCCGCCAGCCGTCCAGGGGCGGCAGGAAGCCGTGGTGGAAACCGTCGCTGTCGTCGAGACTGGCGAAGCCGATGGCCTTGCGCTTGGCCTCCTCGCCGATGCGGGCCAGGAGAGCGGGGTCCTGCGGCGACACCTGGTCGGCGGGCAGGCCGTCGATGCGCTGGATATCGAAGTCGCCGGGGGCGACGGTGATGCGGTGCTGGAAGGTCTCGCCGTCGCGCGACACTGTCAGCAGGGTGATTGGCGGGGCGTCGCGGTCGAAGCCGATGAAGAACCAGCCGGTGCGGGAGGCCGTCGTCACCTCGACGCCGTCCAGACTGACGACGGCGCGAGGCGCGGTCTGGCCAAACAAAAAGCCGCCCTGCTGGGGGCGGCCGACAAGAGCGATTGGAGGCGGCGCGGCGAGCGCCGGGCCAGCGGTGACGGCGAACGCCCCGGCCAGCAGGGCGCGCCGGTTCAGGAGCGGGTTTCCTGCCAGCGCTTCAGCGCTTCGGCCGGACCGGCATAGGCTTCCTGCAGCTCAGGGCTCCAGTAGCGCAGGGCCTGCAACGGGACCTTCTTGCCGCTGACGGCGCACAGGACGTAGCGGCCCGGCTTGATGATGGCGAATTCGCCATCGCCGAAGTGCAGCACGGCGGCGTCAGAGCCCATCTGGCGGTCGTAAGCGTTCATGGTCTTCCATTTAGGGCATCAAGGGCGGCAAGAACAGGTTCAGCCGTGCGGTTCACGCGCATTCTACCGCAAGCCCTTGGCGTTCAGAAGAGATCGCCCTGACCAGCAGGCGGATTGGCGGGCTTGATCTTGGGCTTAGCCACCCCCGGAGCGGGCGTTCCGTCGATGACCGCGCCGCGCTCTCCATCCCCGAACACCAGCTTGACGCCTTCGCCGGCCTCCAGCGCCTGCGCCGAGCGGGCGAGGGAGCCGTCGGCGCGATGCACGCGGGCGAAGCCCAGGGTCAGCGGCCGATTGGGATCGAAGGATCGGCGCAGCTTCTCCAGCCCGGCGAGATCCTGCTGCATCCGCGACAGGCGGCGATCAAGCGCGGGCTTCATGCGGGCGGCGAATTCGGTCAGGCGTTGGGCCTGCAGGACCTGTGGCCGCTCCAGAAGGCCCGGCTTGAGGCGTGAGGCGGTGCGCACCAGGTCGCGCTCGTGAGCATCGGCGTTTCGGTGGAGCGCGGCGCCCAGGCGGCCGGCGGCGTTATCGAACCGCTGCTGGCCCAGGGCGATCAGGTCCATCGGCCGCGGCAGGCCGCGGGCGGCGGCGGCCAGGTGGCTGCGGCGCTCCTCCAGCATGCGCCCGCTGCAACGGGCCAGGCGCCGTTCATAGTCGGCCACCCCGGCGCGCAGCTCCGACAGCACGGGCGTGGCCATTTCGGCGGCGGCGGTCGGGGTGGGCGCGCGGCGGTCAGAGACGAAGTCAATGAGAGTGGTGTCGGTCTCGTGCCCCACGGCCGAGATCAGCGGGATCGCGCTCTCGGCCACCGTCCGGGCCAGGGTCTCGTCGTTGAACGGCCACAGGTCCTCGACCGAGCCGCCGCCGCGCGCGACGATCAGCACGTCGGGGCGCGGAATGTCCTGATCGGGCAGCAGGGCGTTGAAGCCCCGGATCGCGGCGCAGACCTGGGCCGCCGCCGCATCCCCCTGGACCACCACAGGCCAGACCACCACGCGGCAGGGCCAGCGGTCGCGGATGCGGTGCAGGATGTCGCGGATCACCGCGCCGGTCGGGCTGGTGATGACGCCGACCACGGCGGGCATGGCGGGCAGGGGGCTTTTGCGCGACGCTTCGAACAGGCCCTCGCCCGCGAGCTTGGCCTTCAGCCGCTCCAGTTGGGCCAGCAGGGCGCCGACCCCGGCGGCCTCCATCCCCTCGATGACGATCTGATAGCGCGAGCCGGCGGGATAGGTGGTGATCCGTCCGGTGACGATCACCTCCAGACCCTGTTCGGGCCGGACCTGCAGATTGCGGACGCTGCCCTTCCAGACCACGCCGTCGATGGCGGCCTTGTCGTCCTTGATGGTCAGATAGACATGGCCATTGGAGTGGAAGGTGACCTTGGACAGCTCGCCGCGCAGGCGCACGAAGCCATAGGAGTCCTCCAGCGTCCGCTTGAGCGCGAAGGCGAGCTCGGAGACGGAATAGGCGGAGGCGTTGGTGGCGGCTTCGGTGTCGGTCACAGGGGCAACATAGGGCGCGTTGTCGCAGTCGTCAGGCGTCAATGATCGCGAAAGGGCGTCGTGGCAGGATGAAGTCCCCCGACACCGAGCTTCGCCTGATGAAAACCCTTACCCTGATCATGGCGGCCCTGTCCTTGGCGGGACCCGCCGCGGCCAATTCGCCAGAGCCCATTCCCGGAACCTGGTTGGTCAAGGGCAAGTGGGGCCTGCTGACCTTCACCCTGAATTGCCGCTTCACGAGGCTGGGCGGCGTGATTGGCGGAGAGTGCGTCGATGGTCCGACCAATGACGCCAATATCAAGGGCGGCAAGCGGCACGCGATCCGGGCCGCGGCCCTGAAAGGCGATCAGCTGAGCTGGACCTACCAGACCCGCTGGACCGTCTATGAATTCGACGCGCGGTATTCCGGCGTGATCCGCGGACGGACGATGAACGGCCAGATGCTCGCTCTGGGCAAGACCGGCACGTTCACCGCCGTTCGGCAGTAAGTTCTAGATGTAGCGGCGCAGCGAGCGGGCCAGTTCGGTGGCGCCGGCCTTCTTCTTGGTCTGCTGCGGCTGATAGGCGACCCGGGCGTGCTCCAGGCAGTAGGGGGCGCCTTCGTCCGAGCGACGACCGCAGAAGGTGAAGCTGTCGGTCGACGGATCGCCGATCGGCCACTTGCACATATGGGCGCCTAGGGTCAGCACGGTGGCCGAGCCCGGCTCTTCAACCCGATAGACCGGTTGCTGCGGCATGGGCGCGGGCGAGGAGGAGACAGCCTCCGCCACCCGACGCGGAGCCGACGGCGCGGCCGAGACCGGACGCGCGGGGCGCGGGGTCTTGAACGCCGGGCGGCTCGGCTGCGACGGCGCGGCGCGGCCCGACAGGCCCAGGCGGTGGACCTTGCCGATCACGGCGTTGCGCGTGACGCCGCCCAATTGCTTGGCGATCTGACTGGCGGAAAGCCCGTCGAGCCAAAGTTTCTTCAGCGTGGTGACCCGTTCGTCGGTCCAGCTCATAGCCAACCCTCCAGCCCTTAAGTCCTGCGCCGCCCCCGCGGCGTCATGGACAACATCTTGTGTCGGAAGCCGGGGTGAGCCCCGCCTCCACACCACTAATCGTAAACCAGGAGTTAAGGCACACAATAGGCGCCATTCACTCTGTCCACAGAAACAAGATGTTGATAACCGACTCGGGATTTGCAGCTTCACCGGGGCCGATCCTTGCGGATGGGCCGGTCCGAGCGCACTTAGGCGAGCATGAACGACATGGCCGATAAGGTGATTCCGCCGCAGCCGCGCGACTACGCGGGCTTCAACTGGCGGGGATTCAGCACCCTGTACCTCAAGGAAATCCGCCGCTTCTGGAAGGTGGGCACCCAGACGGTGGCCGCGCCGGTGGTGACGACCCTGTTGTACATGATGGTGTTCGTGGTGGCGGTGGGCGCCTCGCGGCCCGCCATGGACGGGGTCAGTTTCGCCACTTTCGTCGCGCCCGGCCTGATCATGATGAGCGTGCTCAACAACGCCTTCGCCAATTCGTCGTCCAGCCTGCTGCAGGCCAAGATGATGGGGCTGACTTCCGACTTCCTGACGCCGCCGCTATCTTCGCTTGAGCAGGTGCTGGCCTTCACCCTCGGCGCGGCGACGCGCGGCGTGCTGGTCGGGGCGGTCACCGCCATCGCGGTCCTGCCCTTTGCTCAAGTGACTTTGGCGCACCCGTTCTGGGCGCTCTACTTCTGTGTCGGCGCGGCGATGATCCTGGGCATGGTCGGCATCATCACCGGCCTTTGGTCGGAAAAGTTCGATCACCTGGCGGCGGTGACCAACTTCCTGATCATGCCCATGACCTTCCTGTCGGGGACCTTCTATGTCGTCGATCGGCTGCCTGAGCCGTTCCGCACCTTCAGCCACTACAACCCGTTCTTCTATCTGATCGATGGGTTCCGCTATGGCTTCATCGGGGTCTCCGACGGCTCCATCGCCATCGGGGCGGTGATGACCGCCGTGCTGACCGTGGGCCTATTTTTCCTGTGCCTGCGCCTGTTCCAGCGTGGCTGGCGCCTGAAGACCTGATTCATTGACATAGCGGTCGTACGCGACGACAACGCTCAGCCTTCCCATCCCCGCGCCCTCATGTGCGGGGATCACCTTTTGGAGGCTTGCCCAGTGACCACGCCTACGACCTCTTCCGCCGCCGCGCAGACGCACCTGATGGGTGTCTACAACCGCGCTCCGCTGGCGTTCGAGCGAGGCGAGGGCGCGCGACTGTTCTCCACCGACGGCGACGTCTATCTCGACTGCGTGGGCGGCATCGCCACCACGGGTCTGGGTCACGCCCACCCTGTCCTGGTGAAGGCGCTGAAGGACCAGGGCGAGAAGCTCTGGCACGTCTCCAACATCTTCCGCATTCCCGAGCAGGAGGCTCTGGCCGACCGGCTGTGCGCGGCGACCTTCGCCGACGCGGTGTTCTTCACCAACTCCGGCACCGAGGCCATCGAGTGCGCCCTGAAGGCGGCCCGCCGCTATCACGTGGTCAACGGCCAGCCGGAGCGGGTCGAGATCATCGGCTTCGACGGCTCGTTCCACGGCCGGTCCTATGCGGCGGTCAACGCCTCGGGCAACGCCAGCTATCTTGAGGGCTTCGGCCCGCGCCTGCCGGGCTACACCCAACTGCCGTTCGGCGACTTCGACGCCCTGAAGGCCGCGCTCGGCCCGACCACCGCCGCGGTAATCATCGAGCCCGTGCAAGGCGAGGGCGGTGCCCGCGCCCTGACCGAGGCCCAGCTCGACGAACTGCGCGCCCTGGTCAGCGAGGCCGGCGCCCTGCTGATCTATGACGAGGTCCAGTGCGGCATGGGCCGGACCGGCAAGCTGTTCGCCTACGAGTGGGCCAGCGACGCCGCGCCGGACATCATGTGCGTGGCCAAGGCCCTGGGCGGCGGCTTCCCGATCGGCGCCTGCCTGGTCTCGGCCGAGGCTGGCCGCGGCATGACCGTGGGCGTCCACGGTTCGACCTTCGGTGGCAACCCGCTGGCCATGGCCGTCGGTGTCGCGGCTTTCGACGCCATCAACACCGAAGAGCTGCTGGGCAATGTCCGCGACGTGGCCGGCTACTTCGTGCAGCAGCTGAACGGCCTGAAGGACCGCTATCCGGACCTGATCGTCGACGTGCGTGGCAAGGGTCTGCTGATCGGTCTGAAACTGGCCTCCAACAACCGCGAGTTCATGGCCCTGGCCCGCGACCAGAAGCTGCTGGTCGCCGGCGGCGGCGACAATTGCATCCGTCTGCTGCCGGCCCTCAACCTGACGGTGGAGGAGGCCAGCGAAGCGATCGCCAAGCTTGAAAAGACCCTGGACGTCGTCCGGGCGTCACAAAAGGCGGCCTAAGAAGACCGCTTTCTCTGATCGGCCCCGGACGCGTGCCGGGGCCGGTTCCATTTGGGCGCCAGACGAGGACCGCCTATGACCACGCCCCGCCACTTCATCGACCTGTGGAAGCTCGAGGCTTCCGACCTGCGCGCGATCCTTGAGGACGCCAAGGCCCGCAAGGCCGCGCGAAAAGGCTGGGGCCAGGCCCGCGTGGACGCTGACGCGCCGGCGGACGGCCTCACCTTGGCGATGATCTTCGAGAAGAACTCGACCCGCACGCGGTTCTCTTTCGACGCGGCGATCCGTCAGCTGGGCGGGGCGGGGATCATCTCCACCGCCGCCGACATGCAGCTGGGCCGGGGCGAGACGATCGAGGACACCGCCCGCGTCCTGTCGCGGATGGTCGACGCGGTGATGATCCGCGCCAACTTCCACGAGGATGTGGAGCTGTTCGCCCAGAACAGCACCGTGCCGGTGATCAACGGCCTGACCGACAAGAGCCACCCGTGCCAGATCATGGCCGACCTGCTGACCTTCGAAGAGCATCGCGGCTCGGTCGAGGGCAAGACGATCGCCTGGGTGGGCGACGGCAACAATGTCTGCGCCAGCTTCATCCACGCCGCGCCCAAGCTGGGCTTCGAGCTGAAGATCGCCTGCCCGGCGGTCTATCATCCAGATCTGGTCGATCTGGCCCGCGCCGCCGAGCAGCAGGGCCGCATCACCATGACCGACGATCCGCGTGAAGCGGTGAGGGGCGCCGACTGCGTCGTGGCCGACACCTGGGTGTCCATGGGCGACGTGGACCATGACGAGCGCATCGCCGCCTTCGAACCCTATCAGGTTGACGAGGCGCTGATGGACCTGGCCCATCCGGACGGCGTGTTCCTGCACTGCCTGCCGGCGCACCGCGGCGAGGAAGTGACCGACGCCGTTCTGGACGGTCCGCGCTCGCTGGTCTGGGACGAAGCGGAGAACCGCATCCACGCCCAGAAATCAGTGCTGGCCTGGTGCTTCGGCAAGGTGGGGTGACGGACGGGCTCGCAATCTTGCGTGCGAGCCCCTATCTGACCGCCCCATGACCGAAATCACTGACAACCTCGTCGCCGCCTTTTCGATCGAAGGCCACCCCGTTCGCGGCCGCATCGTCCGTCTTGGCGACGCTGTGAACGAGGTGATGAGCCACCACGACTATCCCGAGCCCGTGGCCAACCTGCTGGGCGAAGCCTGCGCGCTCGCCGCGCTGGTGGGCTCGGCCCTGAAGTTCGACGGTCGCCTGATCGTTCAAGCCCAGGGCGACGGCCCCGTGGCCTATGTGGTCTGCGACTACGAAACCGACGGCAGCCTGCGCGGCTATTGCCGCTTCGACCCCGAGCGCGTGGCCGAGGCGTCCAAGGGCTTCGTCCGCCCGGGAGCCAAGACCCTGCTGGGCCACGGCGTGTTCATCATGACCATCGACCAGGGCCCGGACATGGACCGGTACCAGGGCGTCACTCCGATCGAGGGCGAGACCCTGGCCCTGTGCGCCGAGCAGTACTTCGCCCAATCCGAACAGACGCCGACGCGCCTGCGCCTGGCGGTCGGCCAGGTCGATGACGGTTCGGGTCCCACCTGGCGGGCTGGCGGGTTGATGATCCAGATGATCAGCGGCGACGACGCGCGCGGCTCGACCGAGGACTCCTGGACCCACGTCCAGGCCCTGTTCGAAACCACGGGTGAGGACGAGCTGGTCGATCCGACCATCCCGGCCGAGCTGTTGCTGTACCGCCTGTTCCACGAGGATGGCGTGCGCATGTTCGAGGCCCAGCCGCTGAAGGCCTTCTGCCGCTGCTCGCCCGAGCGGATCGAGACCGTGCTGCAGTCCTTCAGCGACGAAGAGCGCGCCGACATGGTCGAGGACGACGGCAAGATCCACGTCACCTGCGAGTACTGCTCGCGGGTGTACGACCTGGATCCGGACGTGAAGGTCTAGTGCGTCCTTCGAGACGGCCGCTACGCGGCCTCCTCAGGATGACGTAATCAGCAAAAGCATTCGTCATGCTGAGGAGCGCCGCAGGCGCGTCTCGAAGCACGCAAGGCGTTACTTGGCCGCCACGTCACTCAGTAGTGCGGGCTTCTCGCCCGCCAGGGATTTCACCACCGCCTCGTTGGCTCGCATCACCCGCAGGATATTCTCGCCGGTGAGCTTGCGCAGGTCCGCCTCGCTCCAGCCACGCGAGGACAGCTCCGCCAGCAGCACGGGGTAGGACTCCACGCCCGTCAGGTCGGTGGGCGTGCTGTCGATGCCGTCGAAGTCGCCGCCGATGCCGACGCAGTCGACGCCGCAGACCTTGCGGACATGCTCCACGTGGTCGGCGACTTCCTTGGAGCTGGCCTTGGGCTCGGGATTCGCCGCGACCCAGGCGTCGAGGCCGGCCTTCACGGCCTTGGGATCGCCGGGGTTCAGGGACTTGAGCCTGGCTTCCAGAGCGGACTTCTCGCCATTCCACTGACGGATCGTCTCGGAGACGAAGCCCGGGACGAAGGTGATCATCACCACGCCCTTGTTGACCGCCACCAGTTTAAGCACATCGTCCGGCACGTTGCGGGCGTGCGGCGTGACGCCGAAGGCCGAAGAGTGGCTGAAGATCACCGGCGAGCGGCTGACGCGCAGTGCGTCCTTCATGGTCTCGGCCGAGACGTGGGACAGGTCCACCAGCATGCCGACGCGGTTCATCTCCTTGACCACCGCCTCGCCGAAGGGCGACAGGCCGTCGCTGATCGGGGCGTCGGTGCCGCTATCGGCCCAGGGCAGGGACTTGGAGTGGGTCAGGGTCATGTAGGCGACGCCCGCGCGGCGAAATTCCCGCAACATCGAAAGCTGGCCGTCGATGGCGTTGCCGCCCTCGATCCCGAACAAGGAGGCGACCTTGCCCGCCTTTTCGATGCGGACCACGTCGTCGGCGGTGCGGGCGAACTCCAGCCGGTCGGGGCGTCGGTCGATGATGCGCTGGGCGGTGTCGATCTGGCGCCAGACGGCCTGGGTCGCGGCGGGGCCCTTCAGGTCGGCGGGGATATAGACCGACCAGAACTGCGCGCCGACGCCGCCCTGTTTCAGGCGATCCATGTCGGTGTGCAGCTTGCCGCGGGTGTCGCCGTCGATGCCCGCCTTGTCCGGATCGCTGTCGAAGCCGCCCAGCAGAGCCCACGGCAGGTCGTTGTGCCCGTCGAACACCGGGCTCTTGGCCAGGGCGGCCTTGGCCTTGGCCATGTCGGCCGCGGTCGGCGCGGCGTGGACGGCGGTGGAAAGCGCGGCGAACGCGCTGGCGAGCAGCAAGGCTTTGCGGATCATGTCCCCTCCGGAAAATCGCGAGGGGGACGTTGGCCCGGCGGGGCAGGGCGCGCAAGCGCTCGCCGCCTAGTTCATCCGCTTGCGGGCGTCGGGCATGTGCAGGGAGAACTCGGGGATCAGCGCCTCGAACACTTCGCCGCCCTCGGTGATCATCTGATAGGCGCCGCGCATGGTCCCGGACGAGGTCTGCAGCGGGCAGCCGGAGTTGTAGCGGAACGCCTCGCGGGGCTTCAGCTCCGGCTGTTCGCCGATCACCCCGATGCCGCGCACTTCCTCGACCCGGTTCATGGCGTCGGTGATCACCCAGTGGCGCGAGACAAGCTGGACCGTCTCCTCGCCATGGTTCTCGATCTCGATCATGTAGCCCCAGAAGAACCGGTTCTCTTCCGGGTCCGAATGGGCAGGCATGTAGTCGGCCGCCACGCGCACGAGGATGTCGCGAGTCTTGGTCTCGTAGACCGGGGCGTCTCCCGTACGCTTGCGGCGGATACGTCTCATCATGCGGCGTCGAGCGCTCTTTCCACGTCACGCGCCAGATCGGCCTCGTCCTCCAGGCCCACGGACATGCGTACGCAGCCTTCGGTCACGCCGATGGCGATGCGGTCTTCCTCGCTCATCGAGCGATGGGTCGTGGTGGAGGGGTGGGTGGCCATCGACTTGGCGTCGCCGAGGTTATTGGAGATGTCCACCAGCTGCAGGGCGTCCAGGAACGCCCAGGCCCGCTCGCGCGAGCCCAGATCAAAGGCGATTAGATTGGAGAAGCCGCTCATCTGTTTGCGCGCCACGTCAGCCTGCGGGTGGTCCGAGCGACCCGGATAGAAGATTCGCTGGGCCTTTTCATGGTTACCGATCAGGTCCGCCAATTTAGCCGCGGTGTCGCTCTGGCGGCGGACGCGCAGGTCCATGGTCGCCAGACCGTTCAGGTGCAGCCACGCATTGAACGGCGAGATCGCCGGGCCGGTGTGGCGCAGCAGGTCGCGATAGGCCTCGTCCATCAGCTCCTGGCTGCACAGGATCGCCCCGCCCAGGACACGGCCTTGGCCGTCGATGTGCTTGGTGGTCGAATAGACGACCACATCGGCGCCCAGCTTCAGGGGCTGCTGGAAGATCGGGGTGGCGAAGACGTTGTCCACCACCACCTTGGCCCCGACGGCGTGGGCCAGCTTGGCCACCTCCTCGATGTCGGTGATCTCAAGCAGGGGATTGCATGGCGTCTCGATCAGCA is a window of Caulobacter sp. NIBR2454 DNA encoding:
- a CDS encoding response regulator, with product MSADLSALRLLLVDDNQHMRSIVRALFKGVGLHDIKEASNGAEALQILRSWTPDFAIVDYQMEPLDGVQFTELVRKSPDSKVPYLPIIMLTAYADKRRVFEARDVGVNEVVVKPVTAGSLFSRMNAVIYKPRPYVRVPGDGYFGPERRRISDPNYEGPKRRAEEQPSLEI
- a CDS encoding M23 family metallopeptidase → MFGQTAPRAVVSLDGVEVTTASRTGWFFIGFDRDAPPITLLTVSRDGETFQHRITVAPGDFDIQRIDGLPADQVSPQDPALLARIGEEAKRKAIGFASLDDSDGFHHGFLPPLDGWRLSGRFGGQRILNGQPNRPHYGADLAAPTGTPVYAPAPGRVSFAETGLHFEGGLILIDHGQGVVSAYLHLSRIDVRTGQSVQPGQTIGAVGQEGRATGPHLCWRLKWRGRNLDPMLMLRNPL
- a CDS encoding DUF2093 domain-containing protein; amino-acid sequence: MNAYDRQMGSDAAVLHFGDGEFAIIKPGRYVLCAVSGKKVPLQALRYWSPELQEAYAGPAEALKRWQETRS
- the xseA gene encoding exodeoxyribonuclease VII large subunit, translating into MTDTEAATNASAYSVSELAFALKRTLEDSYGFVRLRGELSKVTFHSNGHVYLTIKDDKAAIDGVVWKGSVRNLQVRPEQGLEVIVTGRITTYPAGSRYQIVIEGMEAAGVGALLAQLERLKAKLAGEGLFEASRKSPLPAMPAVVGVITSPTGAVIRDILHRIRDRWPCRVVVWPVVVQGDAAAAQVCAAIRGFNALLPDQDIPRPDVLIVARGGGSVEDLWPFNDETLARTVAESAIPLISAVGHETDTTLIDFVSDRRAPTPTAAAEMATPVLSELRAGVADYERRLARCSGRMLEERRSHLAAAARGLPRPMDLIALGQQRFDNAAGRLGAALHRNADAHERDLVRTASRLKPGLLERPQVLQAQRLTEFAARMKPALDRRLSRMQQDLAGLEKLRRSFDPNRPLTLGFARVHRADGSLARSAQALEAGEGVKLVFGDGERGAVIDGTPAPGVAKPKIKPANPPAGQGDLF
- the gcrA gene encoding cell cycle sigma 70 cofactor GcrA encodes the protein MSWTDERVTTLKKLWLDGLSASQIAKQLGGVTRNAVIGKVHRLGLSGRAAPSQPSRPAFKTPRPARPVSAAPSAPRRVAEAVSSSPAPMPQQPVYRVEEPGSATVLTLGAHMCKWPIGDPSTDSFTFCGRRSDEGAPYCLEHARVAYQPQQTKKKAGATELARSLRRYI
- a CDS encoding ABC transporter permease, coding for MNDMADKVIPPQPRDYAGFNWRGFSTLYLKEIRRFWKVGTQTVAAPVVTTLLYMMVFVVAVGASRPAMDGVSFATFVAPGLIMMSVLNNAFANSSSSLLQAKMMGLTSDFLTPPLSSLEQVLAFTLGAATRGVLVGAVTAIAVLPFAQVTLAHPFWALYFCVGAAMILGMVGIITGLWSEKFDHLAAVTNFLIMPMTFLSGTFYVVDRLPEPFRTFSHYNPFFYLIDGFRYGFIGVSDGSIAIGAVMTAVLTVGLFFLCLRLFQRGWRLKT
- a CDS encoding aspartate aminotransferase family protein, which gives rise to MGVYNRAPLAFERGEGARLFSTDGDVYLDCVGGIATTGLGHAHPVLVKALKDQGEKLWHVSNIFRIPEQEALADRLCAATFADAVFFTNSGTEAIECALKAARRYHVVNGQPERVEIIGFDGSFHGRSYAAVNASGNASYLEGFGPRLPGYTQLPFGDFDALKAALGPTTAAVIIEPVQGEGGARALTEAQLDELRALVSEAGALLIYDEVQCGMGRTGKLFAYEWASDAAPDIMCVAKALGGGFPIGACLVSAEAGRGMTVGVHGSTFGGNPLAMAVGVAAFDAINTEELLGNVRDVAGYFVQQLNGLKDRYPDLIVDVRGKGLLIGLKLASNNREFMALARDQKLLVAGGGDNCIRLLPALNLTVEEASEAIAKLEKTLDVVRASQKAA
- the argF gene encoding ornithine carbamoyltransferase, whose translation is MTTPRHFIDLWKLEASDLRAILEDAKARKAARKGWGQARVDADAPADGLTLAMIFEKNSTRTRFSFDAAIRQLGGAGIISTAADMQLGRGETIEDTARVLSRMVDAVMIRANFHEDVELFAQNSTVPVINGLTDKSHPCQIMADLLTFEEHRGSVEGKTIAWVGDGNNVCASFIHAAPKLGFELKIACPAVYHPDLVDLARAAEQQGRITMTDDPREAVRGADCVVADTWVSMGDVDHDERIAAFEPYQVDEALMDLAHPDGVFLHCLPAHRGEEVTDAVLDGPRSLVWDEAENRIHAQKSVLAWCFGKVG
- a CDS encoding Hsp33 family molecular chaperone; translated protein: MTEITDNLVAAFSIEGHPVRGRIVRLGDAVNEVMSHHDYPEPVANLLGEACALAALVGSALKFDGRLIVQAQGDGPVAYVVCDYETDGSLRGYCRFDPERVAEASKGFVRPGAKTLLGHGVFIMTIDQGPDMDRYQGVTPIEGETLALCAEQYFAQSEQTPTRLRLAVGQVDDGSGPTWRAGGLMIQMISGDDARGSTEDSWTHVQALFETTGEDELVDPTIPAELLLYRLFHEDGVRMFEAQPLKAFCRCSPERIETVLQSFSDEERADMVEDDGKIHVTCEYCSRVYDLDPDVKV
- a CDS encoding dipeptidase, with the translated sequence MIRKALLLASAFAALSTAVHAAPTAADMAKAKAALAKSPVFDGHNDLPWALLGGFDSDPDKAGIDGDTRGKLHTDMDRLKQGGVGAQFWSVYIPADLKGPAATQAVWRQIDTAQRIIDRRPDRLEFARTADDVVRIEKAGKVASLFGIEGGNAIDGQLSMLREFRRAGVAYMTLTHSKSLPWADSGTDAPISDGLSPFGEAVVKEMNRVGMLVDLSHVSAETMKDALRVSRSPVIFSHSSAFGVTPHARNVPDDVLKLVAVNKGVVMITFVPGFVSETIRQWNGEKSALEARLKSLNPGDPKAVKAGLDAWVAANPEPKASSKEVADHVEHVRKVCGVDCVGIGGDFDGIDSTPTDLTGVESYPVLLAELSSRGWSEADLRKLTGENILRVMRANEAVVKSLAGEKPALLSDVAAK
- the apaG gene encoding Co2+/Mg2+ efflux protein ApaG, with the translated sequence MRRIRRKRTGDAPVYETKTRDILVRVAADYMPAHSDPEENRFFWGYMIEIENHGEETVQLVSRHWVITDAMNRVEEVRGIGVIGEQPELKPREAFRYNSGCPLQTSSGTMRGAYQMITEGGEVFEALIPEFSLHMPDARKRMN
- the metZ gene encoding O-succinylhomoserine sulfhydrylase, which gives rise to MAEDPKSWNAATKLIRGGLMRSPWGETAEGLFLTQSFVYDSAAGADARFAGDEPGFVYSRYANPTTAMFEERLALLEGAEACRAVASGMAAVHVALSGLVQAGDHIVAGRALFGSCRWILSNWMPKFGVEVTYVDGPDLKAWEAALRPNTKAVLIETPCNPLLEITDIEEVAKLAHAVGAKVVVDNVFATPIFQQPLKLGADVVVYSTTKHIDGQGRVLGGAILCSQELMDEAYRDLLRHTGPAISPFNAWLHLNGLATMDLRVRRQSDTAAKLADLIGNHEKAQRIFYPGRSDHPQADVARKQMSGFSNLIAFDLGSRERAWAFLDALQLVDISNNLGDAKSMATHPSTTTHRSMSEEDRIAIGVTEGCVRMSVGLEDEADLARDVERALDAA